The Pseudomonas sp. FP2309 genome has a window encoding:
- the accC gene encoding acetyl-CoA carboxylase biotin carboxylase subunit, with protein MLKPAKKLQKVLIANRGEIALRILRACKEEGIKTVAVYSTADTELMHVKLADESICIGPPLATNSYLKVSNIIAAAEVTGADGIHPGYGFLAENADFAEQVEKSGFAFIGPKAETIRLMGDKVSAKDAMIAAGVPTVPGSDGPLPEDEETALRIGREVGYPVIIKAAGGGGGRGMRVVHKEEDLIEAAKQTRSEAGAWFGNPMVYLEKYLTNPRHVEVQVLSDGQGHAIHLGDRDCSLQRRHQKVLEEAPAPGLDEKARQEVLARCVKACIDINYRGAGTFEFLYENGRFYFIEMNTRVQVEHPVSEMVTGIDIVKEMLSIAAGNVLSFTQDDVKMHGHSLECRINAEDPKTFIPSPGLVKHFHAPGGNGVRVDSHLYSGYKVPSNYDSLIGKLITWGATRDEAMARMRNALDEIVVDGIKTNIPLHRDLVRDEGFCEGGVNIHYLEHKLANQ; from the coding sequence ATGTTGAAACCTGCGAAGAAACTGCAAAAAGTCCTGATCGCCAACCGCGGCGAGATCGCGCTGCGTATCCTGCGCGCCTGTAAGGAAGAGGGCATCAAGACCGTCGCTGTTTACTCGACGGCCGATACCGAATTGATGCACGTGAAACTGGCGGACGAAAGCATCTGCATCGGCCCGCCACTGGCCACGAACTCGTACCTGAAAGTCTCGAACATCATCGCGGCCGCTGAAGTGACCGGCGCTGATGGCATCCACCCCGGCTACGGCTTCCTCGCGGAAAACGCCGACTTCGCCGAACAGGTGGAAAAATCCGGGTTTGCCTTCATTGGCCCGAAAGCCGAAACCATTCGCCTGATGGGCGACAAGGTATCGGCCAAGGACGCCATGATCGCGGCCGGCGTGCCGACCGTTCCAGGCTCCGACGGCCCACTGCCTGAAGACGAAGAAACCGCTCTGCGCATCGGTCGCGAAGTCGGTTACCCGGTGATCATCAAGGCCGCCGGTGGCGGTGGTGGTCGCGGCATGCGCGTGGTGCACAAGGAAGAAGACCTGATCGAAGCCGCCAAGCAGACCCGCTCCGAAGCGGGCGCCTGGTTCGGCAACCCGATGGTCTACCTGGAGAAGTACCTGACCAACCCACGTCACGTGGAAGTGCAGGTACTGTCCGACGGCCAGGGCCACGCCATCCACCTGGGCGATCGCGATTGCTCGCTGCAACGCCGTCACCAGAAGGTGCTGGAAGAAGCACCGGCTCCGGGCCTGGATGAAAAAGCCCGGCAGGAAGTGCTGGCTCGCTGCGTCAAGGCGTGCATCGACATCAACTACCGTGGCGCCGGCACCTTCGAGTTCCTCTACGAAAACGGTCGTTTCTACTTCATCGAGATGAACACTCGCGTGCAGGTAGAGCACCCGGTGTCGGAGATGGTCACCGGTATCGACATCGTCAAGGAAATGCTCAGCATCGCCGCTGGCAACGTGCTGTCCTTCACCCAGGACGACGTGAAGATGCACGGCCACTCCCTGGAGTGCCGTATCAACGCCGAAGACCCGAAAACCTTTATCCCAAGCCCTGGCCTGGTCAAGCATTTCCATGCGCCAGGCGGCAACGGCGTACGTGTGGATTCGCACCTGTACAGCGGCTACAAGGTTCCGTCCAACTACGACTCGCTGATCGGCAAGCTGATCACCTGGGGTGCCACCCGCGACGAGGCCATGGCCCGTATGCGTAATGCCCTGGACGAAATCGTGGTCGACGGCATCAAGACCAACATCCCGCTGCACCGGGATCTGGTTCGTGATGAAGGCTTCTGCGAAGGTGGTGTGAACATTCACTACCTGGAACACAAGCTGGCCAACCAGTAA
- the accB gene encoding acetyl-CoA carboxylase biotin carboxyl carrier protein, which translates to MDIRKVKKLIELLEESGIDELEIKEGEESVRISRHSKTPAQQFYAPQMQAPAPAAAPAAAPAAAAPAAPAAPALNGFVVKSPMVGTFYRTPAPTSPAFVEVGKTVKVGDTICIVEAMKMMNHITAEKAGVIESILVENGQPVEYDQPLFTIV; encoded by the coding sequence ATGGATATCCGTAAAGTTAAGAAATTGATCGAACTGCTGGAAGAATCCGGTATCGACGAGCTGGAAATCAAGGAAGGCGAAGAGTCCGTACGGATCAGCCGTCACAGCAAGACCCCGGCACAACAGTTCTACGCACCGCAGATGCAAGCACCGGCTCCAGCTGCTGCTCCAGCTGCCGCGCCTGCCGCCGCCGCTCCTGCTGCCCCAGCCGCGCCTGCGCTGAACGGTTTCGTGGTCAAGTCGCCAATGGTCGGTACCTTCTACCGCACCCCGGCACCGACTTCGCCAGCCTTCGTTGAAGTCGGCAAGACCGTGAAAGTGGGCGACACCATCTGCATCGTTGAAGCGATGAAGATGATGAACCACATCACTGCCGAAAAAGCCGGCGTCATCGAATCCATCCTGGTAGAAAACGGTCAGCCGGTTGAGTACGACCAGCCGCTGTTCACCATCGTTTGA
- the aroQ gene encoding type II 3-dehydroquinate dehydratase, which translates to MATLLVLHGPNLNLLGTREPGVYGAVTLDQINLDLERRAREAGHHLLYLQSNAEYELIDRIHAARGEGVDFILINPAAFTHTSVALRDALLAVSIPFIEVHLSNVHKREAFRHHSYFSDVAVGVICGLGASGYRLALEAALEHVEEQAKRP; encoded by the coding sequence ATGGCGACCTTACTGGTTCTTCACGGACCCAACCTGAACCTGCTTGGCACCCGCGAACCGGGCGTCTACGGGGCGGTAACCCTGGACCAGATCAACCTCGACCTGGAACGACGGGCGCGTGAAGCCGGCCACCATTTGCTCTACCTGCAAAGCAATGCCGAGTACGAACTGATTGATCGCATCCATGCCGCGCGCGGCGAAGGCGTGGACTTTATCCTGATCAATCCCGCCGCTTTTACGCATACAAGTGTTGCATTACGTGACGCGCTGCTGGCGGTGAGCATCCCATTCATCGAAGTGCATTTATCGAACGTGCACAAACGCGAAGCTTTCCGCCATCACTCTTACTTCTCCGACGTAGCGGTAGGAGTGATCTGCGGCCTTGGCGCCAGCGGTTACCGACTGGCCCTGGAGGCCGCCCTGGAACACGTTGAAGAACAGGCTAAACGCCCCTGA
- a CDS encoding DUF2333 family protein yields MSRAVLSVLGLYLLATGALGWYWSEEPALFPVQQNAQIAAEKDGKQMVLGYTTVETLKTVAGTLLNKPGGYISNDRFPPGLWMDNMPSWEYGVLVQVRDLTRALRKDFARSQSQSAEDADLAKAEPRFNFDNKSWVLPSSESEYQEGINSLSRYEARLSDPNQRGALFYARADNLNNWLGDVATRLGSLSQRLSASVGRVKLNTALKTEALAPGQAPQVDEEVVETPWMQIDNVFYEARGQAWALSHLLRAIEVDFADVLAKKNATVSVRQIIRELEASQEPVWSPMILNGSGFGVLANHSLVMANYISRANAAVIDLRQLLNQG; encoded by the coding sequence ATGAGCCGGGCGGTGCTCAGCGTCCTCGGCCTGTACCTGTTGGCCACCGGTGCCCTGGGTTGGTACTGGAGCGAAGAGCCGGCACTGTTCCCGGTCCAGCAGAATGCGCAAATTGCTGCCGAGAAAGACGGCAAGCAAATGGTGCTGGGCTACACCACCGTCGAAACCCTCAAAACCGTGGCCGGCACCTTGCTGAATAAACCCGGTGGCTATATTTCCAATGACCGTTTCCCGCCGGGCCTGTGGATGGACAACATGCCCAGCTGGGAATACGGCGTGCTGGTGCAGGTACGTGACCTGACCCGCGCCTTGCGCAAAGACTTTGCCCGCTCCCAGTCGCAGTCGGCCGAAGACGCTGACCTGGCCAAGGCCGAGCCGCGCTTCAACTTCGACAACAAGAGCTGGGTGCTGCCTTCCAGCGAGTCGGAATACCAGGAAGGCATCAATTCCCTGAGCCGCTATGAAGCCCGTCTGTCCGACCCGAACCAGCGCGGCGCGTTGTTCTACGCTCGTGCCGACAACCTGAACAACTGGCTGGGCGATGTCGCCACCCGCCTGGGCTCGCTGTCCCAGCGCCTGTCGGCCAGTGTCGGTCGGGTCAAATTGAACACCGCGCTGAAGACCGAAGCACTGGCACCGGGTCAAGCGCCGCAAGTCGATGAAGAAGTGGTGGAAACCCCTTGGATGCAGATCGACAACGTGTTCTACGAGGCCCGTGGCCAGGCGTGGGCCTTGTCCCACCTGCTGCGTGCCATTGAAGTCGACTTTGCCGACGTACTGGCCAAGAAAAACGCCACCGTCAGCGTGCGCCAGATCATTCGTGAACTGGAAGCCTCGCAGGAACCGGTGTGGAGTCCTATGATTCTTAACGGCAGTGGCTTCGGTGTACTGGCGAATCATTCGCTCGTGATGGCCAACTACATTTCCCGAGCCAACGCTGCAGTGATCGATTTGCGTCAGCTCCTCAATCAGGGTTGA
- a CDS encoding PleD family two-component system response regulator, giving the protein MNEPEDPSRERLKQHFAQRVIHQARQILEIWQRLQRSEWSGADLSELSEANLRLLRFAERFEQPEHGKLAQHIGESLKAVDENRGRLSSQLITELNRLMQRLSRTGLRQGDLLEQTYLPPMRKPIYVMLADHDRAERLAKQLEFFGMSAQSLDSVAAFRASMAERLPSAIVMDVDFCGAGLGLKLAAEAQEGLEHKLPLLFFSLHETDTPTRLAAVRAGGQEFLTGTLEASSLLEKIEVLTCIAQYEPYKVLIIDDSRAQALHTERLLNSAGIVTRTLIEPIQAMAELADFQPDLIILDMYMPACTGTELAKVIRHNDRYVSVPIIYLSAEDDLDKQLDAMSEGGDDFLTKPIKPRHLITTVRNRAARARHLKARMVRDSLTGLYNHTHILQLLEDCSFRARRENKPLSFAMLDIDHFKRVNDSHGHPMGDRVIKSLALFLKQRLRKTDYIGRYGGEEFAIVMPDTDLESACQVLDEIRGRFAEIHYPAQPQDLWCTFSAGVVELRDDSDSLMMAAQADEALYRAKGAGRNRVQAARTSKQSAIFSPESTESVITL; this is encoded by the coding sequence ATGAACGAGCCAGAAGACCCCAGCCGTGAGCGCCTCAAGCAACATTTTGCCCAGCGGGTGATTCATCAGGCACGTCAAATTCTTGAGATCTGGCAGCGCCTGCAGCGCAGCGAATGGTCAGGCGCCGACCTGTCCGAACTCAGCGAAGCAAACTTGCGCCTACTGCGCTTTGCCGAGCGTTTTGAACAGCCCGAGCACGGCAAACTGGCTCAGCATATCGGCGAGTCGCTCAAGGCAGTGGATGAAAACCGCGGCCGCCTCAGCAGCCAACTGATCACCGAACTCAACCGCTTGATGCAGCGCTTGTCCCGCACCGGCCTGCGCCAGGGCGACTTGCTCGAACAAACCTACCTGCCGCCGATGCGTAAGCCGATCTACGTGATGCTGGCCGATCACGACCGTGCCGAGCGCCTGGCCAAGCAACTCGAATTCTTTGGCATGAGTGCCCAGTCCCTGGACAGCGTGGCGGCGTTTCGTGCCTCCATGGCCGAGCGTTTACCTTCAGCCATTGTGATGGACGTGGACTTCTGCGGTGCCGGCCTGGGCCTCAAGCTCGCCGCCGAAGCCCAGGAAGGCCTGGAACATAAGCTGCCGCTGCTGTTTTTCAGCCTGCATGAAACCGACACGCCTACCCGCCTGGCCGCTGTGCGCGCTGGCGGCCAGGAGTTTTTGACCGGCACCCTGGAAGCGTCCAGCCTGCTGGAAAAAATCGAAGTGCTCACCTGTATTGCCCAGTACGAGCCTTACAAAGTGCTGATCATCGACGACTCGCGGGCCCAGGCCCTGCATACCGAGCGCCTGCTCAACAGCGCCGGCATTGTCACCCGCACCTTGATCGAGCCGATCCAGGCCATGGCCGAACTGGCGGACTTTCAGCCCGACCTGATTATCCTCGACATGTATATGCCGGCCTGTACCGGTACCGAGTTGGCCAAGGTGATACGCCACAACGACCGCTATGTCAGTGTTCCGATCATTTACCTCTCGGCCGAAGACGACCTGGACAAACAATTGGACGCCATGAGCGAAGGCGGCGACGACTTCCTCACCAAACCGATCAAGCCGCGTCACCTGATCACCACCGTGCGCAACCGCGCGGCCCGCGCCCGCCACCTCAAGGCGCGGATGGTGCGCGACAGCCTGACCGGGCTGTACAACCACACCCATATCCTGCAACTGCTCGAAGACTGCAGCTTCCGCGCGCGCCGCGAGAACAAGCCGTTGAGCTTTGCCATGCTCGACATCGACCACTTCAAGCGCGTCAATGACAGCCATGGCCACCCCATGGGTGACCGCGTGATCAAGAGCCTGGCGCTGTTCCTCAAGCAGCGCTTGCGCAAGACCGACTATATCGGGCGCTACGGCGGTGAAGAGTTCGCCATCGTAATGCCCGACACCGACCTGGAGTCGGCCTGCCAGGTGCTCGATGAGATCCGCGGGCGCTTTGCCGAAATCCACTATCCGGCCCAGCCGCAGGATCTGTGGTGCACGTTCAGCGCCGGGGTGGTGGAACTGCGCGACGACTCCGACAGCCTGATGATGGCCGCCCAGGCCGACGAAGCGCTGTACCGCGCCAAGGGGGCCGGACGCAACCGCGTGCAAGCGGCACGCACATCAAAGCAAAGTGCCATCTTTTCACCGGAATCCACTGAGTCCGTCATAACGCTGTAA
- the speA gene encoding arginine decarboxylase, translating to MSVRRTRKDDGSQWTVADSRSVYGIRHWGAGYFAINDAGRVEVRPNGPNSTPVDLYEQVDQLRKSGLSLPLLVRFPDILQDRVRQLTGAFDANIERLEYQSKYTALYPIKVNQQEAVIENIIATQNVSIGLEAGSKPELLAVLALAPKGGTIVCNGYKDREFIRLALMGQKLGHNVFIVIEKESEVGLVIEEAASLKVKPQVGLRVRLSSLASSKWADTGGEKSKFGLSAAQLLSVVERFRAAGLDQGIRLLHFHMGSQIANLADYQHGFKEAIRYYGELRNLGLPVDHIDVGGGLGVDYDGTHSRNASSINYDMDDYAGVVVGMLKEFCDAQSLPHPHIFSESGRSLTAHHAMLVVQVTDVEKHNDEIPKIENKESLPETVQWLVDLLGPTDIEMVTETYWRATHYMSDVATQYADGKLTLAEKALAEQCYFAVCRRLHNSLKARQRSHRQVLDELNDKLADKYICNFSVFQSLPDTWAIGQVLPILPLHRLDEEPLRRAVLQDLTCDSDGKIKQYVDEQSIETSLPVHALNEGEDYLLGIFLVGAYQEILGDMHNLFGDTDSVNIYQREDGSVYSAGIETHDTIEDMLRYVHLSPEELMTHYRDKCASAKISASERTQFLDALRLGLTRSSYLSS from the coding sequence ATGTCCGTACGACGCACACGCAAAGACGATGGCAGCCAATGGACAGTTGCGGACAGCCGCAGTGTTTACGGGATCCGCCATTGGGGGGCCGGGTATTTCGCGATCAATGACGCCGGTCGCGTTGAAGTCCGTCCGAACGGCCCGAACAGCACACCTGTCGACCTCTACGAGCAGGTCGATCAGTTGCGCAAAAGCGGCCTGTCGTTGCCCTTGCTGGTGCGCTTTCCCGACATCCTGCAGGACCGTGTCCGTCAGCTCACCGGCGCCTTCGATGCCAACATCGAACGCCTGGAATATCAGAGCAAATACACCGCGCTGTACCCGATCAAGGTGAACCAGCAGGAAGCGGTGATCGAAAACATCATCGCCACCCAGAACGTCTCCATCGGCCTGGAAGCCGGCTCCAAGCCTGAGCTGCTGGCGGTGCTGGCGCTGGCGCCGAAGGGCGGCACCATCGTCTGCAACGGTTACAAGGATCGTGAGTTCATCCGCCTCGCGCTGATGGGCCAGAAGCTTGGCCACAACGTATTTATCGTGATCGAGAAAGAATCCGAAGTCGGCCTGGTGATCGAAGAGGCCGCCAGCCTCAAGGTCAAGCCACAGGTGGGCCTGCGTGTGCGCCTGTCGTCCCTGGCGTCGAGCAAGTGGGCGGACACCGGCGGCGAGAAGTCCAAGTTCGGTTTGTCGGCGGCGCAATTGCTGTCCGTGGTCGAGCGCTTCCGCGCGGCGGGCCTGGATCAGGGCATTCGCCTGCTGCACTTTCACATGGGCTCGCAGATCGCCAACCTGGCCGACTACCAGCACGGGTTCAAGGAAGCCATTCGTTACTACGGCGAACTGCGCAACCTCGGCCTGCCGGTGGATCACATCGACGTCGGTGGCGGCCTGGGCGTGGACTACGACGGTACGCACTCGCGTAACGCCAGCTCCATCAACTACGACATGGACGACTACGCCGGCGTGGTCGTGGGCATGCTCAAGGAATTCTGCGATGCGCAGAGCCTGCCGCACCCGCATATCTTCTCCGAAAGCGGCCGTTCCCTGACCGCGCACCACGCCATGCTGGTGGTGCAGGTGACCGACGTCGAGAAACACAACGACGAAATCCCAAAGATCGAAAACAAGGAAAGCCTGCCGGAAACCGTGCAGTGGCTGGTGGACCTGCTCGGCCCGACCGACATCGAGATGGTCACCGAAACCTACTGGCGCGCCACCCACTACATGAGCGACGTGGCCACCCAGTACGCCGACGGCAAACTGACCCTGGCCGAGAAAGCCCTGGCCGAACAGTGCTACTTCGCCGTATGCCGCCGCCTGCACAACTCGTTGAAAGCCCGCCAGCGCTCGCACCGCCAGGTGCTGGACGAACTCAACGACAAGCTGGCCGACAAGTACATCTGCAACTTCTCGGTGTTCCAGAGCCTGCCGGACACCTGGGCCATCGGCCAGGTGCTGCCGATCCTGCCGCTGCACCGTCTCGACGAAGAGCCGCTGCGCCGCGCCGTGCTGCAAGACCTGACCTGCGACTCCGACGGCAAGATCAAGCAATACGTCGACGAGCAGAGCATCGAAACCAGCCTGCCGGTGCACGCCTTGAACGAGGGCGAAGACTACCTGCTGGGCATCTTCCTGGTCGGTGCCTACCAGGAAATCCTCGGCGATATGCACAACCTGTTCGGTGACACCGACTCGGTGAACATCTACCAGCGTGAAGACGGTTCGGTGTACAGCGCCGGGATCGAGACCCACGACACCATCGAAGACATGCTGCGCTACGTGCACTTGTCGCCCGAGGAGTTGATGACTCACTACCGTGACAAGTGCGCCAGCGCGAAAATCAGCGCCAGTGAGCGCACCCAGTTCCTGGATGCCTTGCGCCTGGGCCTGACGCGGTCTTCGTACCTGTCCTCGTAA
- a CDS encoding translation initiation factor Sui1 yields MAKKAASFAALGGLVFSTDAGRHCPDCRQPVDSCTCKQTLIPQGDGIARVRRESKGRGGKTVTTITGVPLAEDALKDLATTLKKRCGTGGALKDGVIEIQGDHVELLLAELIKLGYKAKKSGG; encoded by the coding sequence GTGGCCAAAAAAGCCGCATCCTTCGCCGCCCTCGGTGGCCTGGTATTTTCCACCGACGCAGGTCGGCATTGCCCGGACTGTCGTCAGCCCGTGGACTCATGCACCTGCAAACAGACGCTGATCCCGCAAGGCGACGGTATTGCCCGCGTGCGACGCGAGAGCAAGGGCCGTGGCGGCAAGACGGTGACCACCATCACCGGCGTGCCGTTGGCCGAAGACGCGCTCAAGGACCTCGCCACGACGCTGAAAAAGCGCTGTGGCACCGGTGGCGCGTTGAAGGACGGGGTCATCGAGATCCAGGGCGATCACGTCGAGTTGCTGTTGGCCGAGCTGATCAAGCTCGGTTACAAGGCCAAGAAGTCCGGCGGCTGA
- a CDS encoding MATE family efflux transporter, whose translation MPTLLTDWRDRPTHRRVWALAAPMILSNISVPLVALVDSMVIGHLPHAHQLGAVAVGASLYTFLAWAMGFLRMGTTGFAAQAAGRNDGAALRQILLQGLLLALGLAMLLGTVGIPLSHLALGWMQPSPELNQLTRDFFHTRLFGLPAALASYALVGWFLGTQNARAPLAILLSTNAVNIALNLWFVLGLDWGVVGSARASVIAEWTGALLGLALTQKALRAYPGHLVWAALKVWQNWRPLLAVNRDIFIRSLALQSVFFMITVQGARLGDATVAANALLLNGLLLTAHALDGLAHAVEALCGHAIGARDRQSLRRSLVVAGGWSLIASLGFALLFSVAGHLFIAMQTDIPSVRETADIYLPYLAVLPLIAVWSYLLDGLFIGATRAREMRNGMLLTVLLVLPIAWALQGLGNHGLWITFLLFMAVRSLTLWAIAWRLNRQGLWLGGN comes from the coding sequence ATGCCCACCTTACTCACCGACTGGCGCGACCGCCCGACCCATCGCCGCGTATGGGCCCTGGCAGCGCCGATGATTCTGTCGAACATCTCGGTGCCGTTGGTCGCGCTGGTGGACAGTATGGTCATCGGCCACCTGCCCCATGCCCACCAACTGGGCGCCGTGGCGGTGGGGGCCAGCCTGTATACCTTCCTGGCCTGGGCCATGGGGTTTCTGCGCATGGGCACCACCGGTTTCGCCGCCCAGGCCGCCGGGCGCAATGACGGCGCGGCCCTGCGGCAAATCCTGCTGCAAGGGTTGCTGCTGGCGCTGGGCCTGGCGATGCTGCTGGGCACCGTGGGCATTCCCCTGAGCCATCTCGCACTGGGATGGATGCAGCCCTCGCCCGAACTGAACCAACTGACCCGCGATTTCTTCCACACTCGCCTGTTCGGCCTGCCAGCCGCGCTGGCCAGCTATGCCTTGGTCGGCTGGTTCCTCGGCACGCAGAACGCCCGCGCACCGCTGGCGATTCTGCTGAGCACCAACGCGGTCAACATCGCGCTCAACCTGTGGTTCGTGCTCGGTTTGGACTGGGGTGTGGTCGGTTCGGCCCGCGCCTCGGTGATCGCCGAATGGACCGGCGCCCTGCTCGGCCTGGCGCTGACGCAAAAAGCCCTGCGCGCTTATCCTGGGCACCTAGTCTGGGCCGCGCTGAAGGTCTGGCAAAACTGGCGCCCATTGCTGGCGGTCAACCGCGATATCTTTATCCGCAGCCTGGCGTTGCAATCGGTGTTTTTCATGATCACCGTGCAAGGCGCACGCCTGGGCGATGCCACTGTCGCGGCCAATGCGCTGTTACTCAACGGCCTGCTGCTGACGGCCCATGCGTTGGACGGGTTGGCCCACGCCGTGGAAGCCCTGTGCGGCCACGCCATTGGTGCCCGTGACCGCCAGTCCCTGCGTCGTTCACTGGTGGTGGCCGGTGGTTGGTCGCTGATCGCCAGCCTCGGTTTTGCCCTGCTGTTCAGCGTTGCCGGGCACCTGTTTATCGCCATGCAAACCGACATTCCCAGCGTGCGCGAAACCGCTGACATCTACCTGCCTTACCTGGCGGTGCTGCCGCTGATTGCGGTATGGAGTTATTTGCTCGATGGCCTGTTTATCGGCGCCACGCGCGCGCGGGAGATGCGCAACGGTATGCTGTTGACGGTGCTGCTGGTGCTGCCGATTGCCTGGGCATTGCAGGGGCTGGGCAACCACGGATTGTGGATAACCTTCCTGCTGTTCATGGCAGTGCGCAGCCTGACGCTATGGGCGATTGCGTGGCGTCTGAATCGGCAAGGGCTGTGGCTGGGAGGCAACTGA